A region of Thermobifida halotolerans DNA encodes the following proteins:
- a CDS encoding alkaline phosphatase family protein produces MTAAHRPRQQEPAPDGPLGVPRYGTASLADLGPSVLASLGVPGEANVLGLAPARRACVLLVDGLGWEALLANRGHAPFLASLLEAAATPITSGFPSTTATSLATFGTGAAPGGHGVFGYQVALPHDGTVFNHLRWSADVDPVVWQPHRTTYQRAEAAGVATAYIAAGAYEGGGFTRASARGSRYVPADTATELVVGAEAALSAHERAYLFVYHSELDLFGHLYGVDSPHWRHHLGQVDRLAEQLASVLPADAVLYVTADHGMVDTGPHSRIDVEGDPDLAEGVRVLAGEPRARQVYTRPGAETDVLAAWRERLAGRATVVSRAEAVESGWFGPAHTVNRDLLPRVGDVLAVARGDTALVAPAVERVESRLVGHHGSLTPQELHVPLLRTGPAGGLG; encoded by the coding sequence ATGACCGCGGCGCACCGCCCGCGACAGCAGGAGCCCGCCCCCGACGGCCCACTGGGGGTCCCCCGCTACGGGACGGCCTCGCTGGCCGACCTCGGCCCGTCGGTCCTGGCCTCGCTGGGAGTTCCCGGCGAGGCCAACGTCCTCGGCCTGGCCCCCGCGCGCCGCGCCTGCGTCCTCCTGGTCGACGGCCTGGGATGGGAGGCGCTGCTCGCCAACCGCGGGCACGCTCCCTTCCTGGCCTCCCTTCTCGAAGCGGCGGCGACCCCCATCACCTCGGGGTTCCCCAGCACCACCGCCACCTCCCTCGCCACGTTCGGAACCGGCGCCGCCCCCGGCGGCCACGGCGTCTTCGGTTACCAGGTGGCGCTTCCCCACGACGGCACGGTGTTCAACCACCTGCGCTGGTCGGCCGACGTCGACCCGGTGGTCTGGCAGCCGCACCGCACCACCTACCAGCGGGCCGAGGCCGCGGGGGTGGCCACCGCCTACATCGCGGCCGGAGCCTACGAGGGCGGCGGCTTCACCCGGGCCTCCGCACGCGGCAGCCGCTACGTCCCCGCGGACACCGCCACCGAACTCGTGGTCGGGGCCGAGGCCGCCCTGAGCGCCCACGAACGCGCCTACCTGTTCGTCTACCACTCCGAACTCGACCTCTTCGGGCACCTGTACGGGGTGGACTCCCCCCACTGGCGGCACCACCTCGGCCAGGTGGACCGGCTCGCCGAGCAGTTGGCCTCCGTACTGCCCGCCGACGCCGTCCTCTACGTCACCGCCGACCACGGCATGGTCGACACCGGTCCCCACAGCCGGATCGACGTGGAGGGCGACCCGGACCTCGCCGAGGGAGTCCGGGTCCTCGCGGGAGAACCCCGCGCCCGACAGGTCTACACCCGGCCGGGCGCGGAGACGGACGTGCTCGCGGCCTGGCGGGAACGGCTCGCGGGCCGCGCCACCGTGGTGTCCCGGGCCGAGGCGGTCGAGTCGGGCTGGTTCGGACCGGCGCACACCGTCAACCGCGACCTCCTGCCACGCGTCGGCGACGTCCTGGCCGTCGCGCGCGGCGACACCGCGCTGGTCGCCCCCGCCGTGGAGCGCGTCGAGTCCCGACTCGTCGGACACCACGGCTCGCTCACCCCCCAGGAACTGCACGTGCCGCTGCTGCGCACCGGCCCGGCGGGAGGACTCGGCTGA
- a CDS encoding DUF5998 family protein, giving the protein MRKTRAVSTDWRLEIERSGYYPGLVIDAVATTLGTETAEAFVVHHEATFDPGMEVRRHISVLLLTGTRLIVCHTDEHPPAASDSRPHASTTTDSIRLDNIQSVALTRIVPDPAAYVPGTLPSEAVLSISLAVNWGSIAHIDLEPAACADENCELDHGYTGAVTAEPLTLRVSQAADGADAVANLLGFAQSLSEATAR; this is encoded by the coding sequence ATGAGGAAAACGCGTGCTGTGTCCACCGACTGGCGTCTGGAGATCGAGCGCAGCGGATACTACCCCGGGCTCGTGATCGACGCCGTGGCCACCACTCTCGGCACCGAAACGGCCGAGGCCTTCGTGGTGCACCACGAGGCCACCTTCGACCCGGGGATGGAGGTCCGCCGACACATCAGCGTGCTGCTGCTCACCGGCACCCGCCTCATCGTCTGCCACACCGACGAGCATCCGCCCGCGGCCTCCGACAGTCGGCCGCACGCCTCCACCACCACGGACTCCATCAGGCTGGACAACATCCAGTCCGTCGCGCTCACCCGCATCGTCCCCGACCCCGCCGCCTACGTCCCCGGCACCCTGCCCAGCGAAGCCGTGCTGAGCATCAGCCTCGCCGTGAACTGGGGCTCCATCGCCCACATCGACCTCGAACCCGCCGCGTGCGCGGACGAGAACTGCGAACTCGACCACGGCTACACCGGCGCGGTCACCGCCGAACCCCTCACCCTGCGGGTGAGCCAGGCCGCCGACGGCGCCGACGCGGTCGCCAACCTGCTCGGCTTCGCCCAGTCGCTGTCGGAGGCCACCGCCCGATGA
- a CDS encoding GNAT family N-acetyltransferase: MQSYPKHWEADVVLTDGGTAHIRPITPDDADMLREFHSRLSPETIYYRFFAPYPKLSSRDVARFTTVDYEERVALIATISDAMVAVVRYDKVGQDEAEVAFVVEDAHQGRGIASVLLEHIAAAARERGVRRFIADVLPENRRMINVFREAGYTAQQTFDEGVIRLTLDLEPTEVSLGVMRAREQRAESRSIARLLFPRSVAVIGASRTAHTIGQTALRNLLNGDFRGPVFPVHPEAKAVAGVRAYPSVLDIPDPVDLAVVAVRADTVVDVVDQCARKGVHGLVVVSSGFGEAGPEGRERQEQLVLAARAAGMRVVGPNCLGVANTDPKVSLNATLSPHLPPRGRIGFFSQSGALGRAILERVAQRGMGLSTFVSAGNRADVSGNDLLQYWEEDPATEVVLQYLESLGNPRKFTRLARRLARNKPVVVVRSGGSVRGVPTGHAAGTLALPDYAVTSLFEQSGVVRVEDITQMFDVAQLFAYQPLPRGHRVGIIGNSASLELLVKDACVRASLRPNEPVDLGPNATDQDFADALDAALADDSVDSLVVVFIPALAPISSGVAEVMRERSARSTKPIVTAYLGYQGIPEELRLVGADGETLRGSVPSYPAPEDAVRALAHATRYALWRKRPHGRHPELSDIDSARARALITRALAEAEKSGTAAHSIWFTSEPVHNEEAAIPAETARELLGCYGIHVEPYIPVGSAEEAAAAAEKVGYPVVVKANSPDLRLRAGGRGIRLELHSAEEVRVAYTALHERLGGDAMLVVQRMVAPGVPTVIRAGENPSFGPVVAFGLADVTAELLDDRAYRLAPLTDTDATDLVHAVRSSTLLFGLPAGTSSLAEQPDVEALEDVLVRVSRMVDALPDVAHVDLDPVIVNYTGAHVMGARVWLREAPEMRPDAGPRRLRVPF, translated from the coding sequence GTGCAGTCATACCCCAAGCACTGGGAAGCGGACGTCGTGCTGACCGACGGCGGCACCGCTCACATCAGGCCGATCACTCCCGACGACGCCGACATGCTCAGGGAGTTCCACTCCCGGCTCTCGCCGGAGACGATCTACTACCGGTTCTTCGCCCCCTACCCCAAGCTCTCCTCCCGTGACGTGGCCAGGTTCACCACGGTCGACTACGAGGAGCGGGTGGCCCTGATCGCCACCATCAGCGACGCCATGGTCGCGGTGGTGCGCTACGACAAGGTCGGGCAGGACGAGGCCGAGGTCGCCTTCGTCGTGGAGGACGCCCACCAGGGACGCGGAATCGCCTCGGTGCTGCTCGAACACATCGCCGCCGCCGCCCGCGAACGCGGCGTCCGGCGGTTCATCGCCGACGTGCTCCCGGAGAACCGGCGGATGATCAACGTCTTCCGGGAGGCGGGCTACACCGCCCAGCAGACCTTCGACGAGGGAGTCATCCGGCTCACCCTCGACCTGGAACCCACCGAGGTCTCCCTGGGGGTGATGCGCGCCCGCGAACAGCGCGCCGAGTCGCGCTCCATCGCCCGACTGCTGTTTCCCCGGTCGGTCGCGGTCATCGGCGCCAGCCGCACCGCCCACACCATCGGACAGACCGCGCTGCGCAACCTCCTCAACGGAGACTTCCGTGGACCGGTCTTCCCGGTCCACCCCGAGGCCAAGGCCGTGGCCGGGGTGAGGGCCTACCCCAGCGTCCTGGACATCCCCGACCCGGTGGACCTCGCCGTCGTCGCGGTGCGCGCCGACACGGTCGTCGACGTGGTCGACCAGTGCGCGCGCAAGGGCGTGCACGGCCTCGTCGTGGTCAGCTCCGGATTCGGCGAGGCGGGCCCCGAGGGGCGGGAGCGCCAGGAGCAGTTGGTGCTCGCCGCACGCGCCGCCGGAATGCGCGTGGTCGGACCCAACTGCCTGGGCGTGGCCAACACCGATCCGAAGGTCTCCCTCAACGCCACCCTCTCCCCGCACCTGCCCCCGCGCGGACGCATCGGCTTCTTCTCCCAGTCCGGCGCGCTGGGCCGGGCCATCCTCGAACGCGTCGCCCAGCGCGGCATGGGGCTGTCCACCTTCGTCTCCGCGGGCAACCGCGCCGACGTCTCCGGCAACGACCTGCTGCAGTACTGGGAGGAGGACCCCGCCACCGAGGTCGTCCTGCAGTACCTGGAGTCCCTGGGCAACCCCCGCAAGTTCACCCGGCTGGCCCGCCGCCTGGCCCGCAACAAGCCGGTGGTCGTGGTCCGCAGCGGAGGCTCCGTGCGCGGTGTGCCGACCGGGCACGCCGCGGGCACGCTGGCCCTGCCCGACTACGCGGTGACCTCCCTGTTCGAGCAGTCCGGGGTCGTGCGGGTGGAGGACATCACCCAGATGTTCGACGTGGCGCAACTGTTCGCCTACCAGCCCCTGCCCCGGGGACACCGGGTCGGCATCATCGGCAACTCCGCGTCCCTGGAACTGCTGGTCAAGGACGCCTGCGTGCGCGCCTCGCTGCGCCCGAACGAACCGGTGGACCTCGGCCCCAACGCCACCGACCAGGACTTCGCCGACGCGCTCGACGCGGCCCTGGCCGACGACTCGGTCGACTCGCTGGTCGTGGTGTTCATCCCCGCGCTGGCCCCCATCTCCAGCGGCGTCGCCGAGGTGATGCGCGAGCGGTCGGCGCGCTCCACCAAGCCGATCGTCACCGCCTACCTGGGGTACCAGGGAATCCCCGAGGAGTTGCGGCTGGTCGGGGCGGACGGCGAGACACTGCGCGGATCGGTGCCGTCCTACCCCGCGCCCGAGGACGCCGTCCGCGCGCTGGCGCACGCCACCCGGTACGCGCTGTGGCGGAAGCGGCCCCACGGACGCCACCCCGAACTGTCCGACATCGACAGCGCCCGCGCCCGCGCCCTGATCACCAGGGCCCTCGCCGAAGCCGAGAAGTCCGGGACCGCCGCGCACTCCATCTGGTTCACCAGTGAACCCGTGCACAACGAGGAAGCCGCGATCCCCGCCGAAACCGCCAGGGAGCTGCTGGGCTGCTACGGCATCCACGTCGAGCCGTACATCCCGGTCGGCTCCGCGGAGGAGGCGGCGGCCGCGGCCGAGAAGGTCGGCTACCCGGTCGTCGTCAAAGCCAACTCACCCGACCTGCGGCTGCGTGCCGGGGGCCGCGGCATCCGCCTGGAACTGCACTCCGCGGAGGAGGTGCGCGTCGCCTACACCGCGCTGCACGAACGGCTCGGCGGCGACGCGATGCTCGTGGTGCAGCGCATGGTCGCCCCCGGTGTGCCCACGGTGATCCGCGCGGGGGAGAACCCCTCGTTCGGGCCGGTGGTCGCCTTCGGGTTGGCCGACGTCACCGCCGAACTGCTCGACGACCGCGCCTACCGGTTGGCGCCTCTCACCGACACCGACGCCACCGACCTGGTCCACGCCGTGCGCTCCTCGACGCTGCTGTTCGGCCTGCCCGCGGGCACCTCGTCCCTGGCCGAACAGCCCGACGTCGAGGCCCTCGAAGACGTCCTGGTCCGGGTCTCCCGGATGGTCGACGCGCTTCCCGACGTCGCCCACGTGGACCTCGACCCCGTCATCGTCAACTACACCGGAGCCCACGTCATGGGTGCCAGGGTCTGGCTGCGTGAGGCACCCGAGATGCGGCCCGACGCCGGACCGCGGCGACTGCGCGTGCCGTTCTGA
- a CDS encoding carbohydrate kinase family protein has protein sequence MTRVVVVGDLMTDSVARAFYPLARGSDTPASVATYGGGSGANVAAWLAVEGTDTALVGRRGSDITGRTREMELMGYGIDARMVMDPERPTGTCVVMITHRGDRTMLSDPGANAALQPEDLPRDLFGPDGHLHVSGYTLINEGSRRAARVALRLARESGMSISVDGGSHAPLERAGAEAFLDWTGGARLLFANQEQAAVLTGRDDPEAAAKVLTAWYPNIVIKLGGEGALWASKAREGTLHVPAEPVEPSPGSIGAGDAFIAGFLPPWLAGKHPKEALVNAQRLAARALHQPGARPDLD, from the coding sequence ATGACGCGAGTAGTCGTAGTCGGCGACCTCATGACCGATTCCGTCGCGCGGGCCTTCTACCCTCTGGCCCGCGGCAGCGACACCCCCGCTTCGGTGGCCACCTACGGGGGCGGCTCAGGCGCGAACGTGGCCGCGTGGCTCGCGGTCGAGGGCACCGACACCGCACTGGTCGGCCGCCGCGGCTCCGACATCACCGGGCGCACCCGTGAGATGGAGCTCATGGGGTACGGCATCGACGCCCGAATGGTCATGGATCCGGAGCGTCCGACCGGTACGTGTGTCGTGATGATCACGCACCGGGGCGACCGCACGATGCTCAGCGACCCGGGGGCCAACGCCGCGCTGCAGCCGGAGGACCTGCCGCGGGACCTGTTCGGCCCGGACGGGCACCTGCACGTGTCCGGTTACACGTTGATCAACGAGGGCTCGCGCCGGGCGGCCCGGGTGGCGCTGCGGCTGGCCCGGGAGAGCGGGATGTCCATTTCGGTGGACGGCGGTTCGCACGCCCCGCTGGAGCGGGCCGGCGCCGAGGCGTTCCTGGACTGGACCGGCGGGGCCCGGCTGCTGTTCGCCAACCAGGAGCAGGCGGCCGTGCTGACCGGACGGGACGATCCGGAGGCCGCGGCGAAGGTGCTGACCGCCTGGTATCCCAACATCGTGATCAAGCTGGGCGGCGAGGGTGCGCTGTGGGCGTCGAAGGCCCGGGAGGGCACGCTGCACGTACCCGCCGAGCCCGTCGAGCCCTCCCCCGGTTCGATCGGCGCGGGCGACGCCTTCATCGCGGGTTTCCTGCCGCCGTGGCTGGCGGGCAAGCACCCCAAGGAGGCGCTGGTCAACGCCCAGCGGTTGGCCGCCCGCGCCCTGCACCAGCCGGGCGCCCGCCCCGACCTGGACTGA
- a CDS encoding RecQ family ATP-dependent DNA helicase, translating into MATPALPDTDSALREAAETHLRALAGANARLREDQWRAVRALAAQHRRVLMVQRTGWGKSAVYFVATALRRAEGAGPTVIISPLLALMRNQIAAAERAGIRAHTINSANTEEWERTYAAVASGEVDVLLVSPERLNHPEFRDRVLPELAAGAGLVVVDEAHCVSDWGHDFRPDYRRIRTLLDELPPGVPVLATTATANERVTRDVAEQLETGDEHPTLVLRGSLDRESLHLGVVRLPDNADRLGWLAQNLDRLPGSGIVYTLTVAAATETAAFLTERGHDVRAYTGQTDPQERARAEDDLLANRTKALVATSALGMGFDKPDLGFVVHLGAPQSPVSYYQQIGRAGRGLPRAEAVLLPGREDREIWRYFAGLAFPAEETVRHTLRVLADAAGPLSLPRLEARVDLGRGRLEQMLKVLDVDGAVRRERGGWTATGRPWTYDAARYAAVAAARETEQRAMLDYIATDGCRMEFLRRQLDDPEAEPCGRCDNCTGHTWSARVDTAQRRAATAHLDRPGVAVEPRKRWPTGMAELGVDLSGAIPAEQRAAEGRALARLTDIGWGTVLRRLLAEDAPDEPVGDEVFQAVVAVLAAWPWERRPAGVVAMPSRRRPRMITALARRLCEVGRLVPVGTIGYRDPDGAGPRRHNSAQRLASLWHAFTLDPALRQRLTALDGPVLLVDDQVDTGWTLTVAAARLREAGASAVLPLTLASRT; encoded by the coding sequence ATGGCCACACCAGCACTCCCCGACACCGACTCCGCCCTGCGCGAGGCCGCCGAGACCCACCTGCGCGCGCTCGCCGGAGCGAACGCGCGACTGCGCGAGGACCAGTGGCGCGCCGTGCGCGCCCTGGCCGCCCAGCACCGGCGCGTGCTGATGGTGCAGCGCACCGGCTGGGGCAAGTCCGCGGTCTACTTCGTGGCCACCGCGCTGCGCCGCGCCGAGGGAGCCGGGCCCACCGTGATCATCTCCCCGCTGCTGGCCCTGATGCGCAACCAGATCGCCGCGGCCGAACGCGCCGGAATCCGCGCCCACACCATCAACAGCGCCAACACCGAGGAGTGGGAGCGCACCTACGCCGCCGTGGCCTCCGGCGAGGTCGACGTGCTCCTCGTCAGTCCCGAACGCCTCAACCACCCCGAGTTCCGCGACCGCGTCCTGCCCGAACTGGCGGCCGGCGCCGGACTGGTGGTCGTCGACGAGGCCCACTGCGTCTCCGACTGGGGGCACGACTTCCGTCCCGACTACCGGCGCATCCGCACCCTGCTGGACGAACTGCCCCCCGGCGTCCCGGTGCTGGCCACCACCGCCACCGCCAACGAGCGGGTCACCCGCGACGTCGCCGAGCAACTGGAGACCGGCGACGAGCACCCCACCCTCGTGCTGCGCGGCAGCCTCGACCGCGAGAGCCTGCACCTGGGCGTGGTGCGCCTGCCCGACAACGCCGACCGCCTCGGCTGGCTCGCCCAGAACCTCGACCGGCTCCCCGGATCGGGGATCGTCTACACCCTCACCGTCGCCGCGGCCACCGAGACCGCCGCCTTCCTCACCGAACGCGGACACGACGTGCGCGCCTACACCGGGCAGACCGACCCGCAGGAACGCGCACGCGCCGAGGACGACCTGCTGGCCAACCGCACCAAGGCCCTGGTGGCCACCAGCGCCCTCGGCATGGGCTTCGACAAACCCGACCTGGGATTCGTGGTGCACCTGGGGGCACCGCAGTCACCGGTCTCCTACTACCAGCAGATCGGCCGCGCCGGACGCGGCCTGCCCCGCGCCGAGGCGGTCCTGCTGCCCGGCAGGGAGGACCGCGAGATCTGGAGGTACTTCGCGGGCCTGGCGTTTCCCGCGGAGGAGACCGTGCGCCACACCCTGCGGGTGCTCGCCGACGCCGCGGGCCCCCTCTCCCTGCCGCGCCTGGAGGCCAGGGTCGACCTGGGCCGCGGCAGACTCGAACAGATGCTCAAGGTCCTCGACGTCGACGGCGCGGTACGCCGGGAGCGCGGCGGCTGGACCGCCACGGGACGCCCCTGGACCTACGACGCCGCCCGCTACGCCGCCGTCGCCGCCGCACGGGAGACCGAGCAGCGCGCCATGCTCGACTACATCGCCACCGACGGCTGCCGCATGGAGTTCCTCCGCCGCCAGCTCGACGACCCCGAGGCCGAACCGTGCGGCCGCTGCGACAACTGCACCGGACACACCTGGTCCGCCCGCGTCGACACCGCCCAGCGCCGGGCCGCCACCGCACACCTGGACCGGCCCGGTGTGGCGGTCGAACCGCGCAAACGGTGGCCCACCGGAATGGCCGAGCTGGGCGTGGACCTCTCCGGGGCCATCCCGGCCGAGCAGCGCGCGGCGGAGGGCCGCGCCCTGGCCCGCCTCACCGACATCGGCTGGGGCACCGTGCTGCGCCGCCTCCTCGCCGAGGACGCCCCCGACGAACCCGTCGGCGACGAGGTGTTCCAGGCCGTGGTCGCCGTTCTGGCGGCCTGGCCGTGGGAGCGGCGCCCCGCCGGAGTGGTGGCGATGCCCTCACGGCGCCGCCCCCGCATGATCACCGCCCTGGCCCGTCGCCTGTGCGAGGTGGGCAGACTGGTCCCGGTCGGCACGATCGGCTACCGCGATCCCGACGGCGCGGGTCCCCGGCGCCACAACAGCGCCCAGCGACTCGCGTCGCTGTGGCACGCCTTCACCCTCGACCCCGCCCTGCGGCAGCGGCTGACCGCGCTCGACGGCCCGGTCCTGCTGGTCGACGACCAGGTCGACACCGGATGGACCCTCACAGTGGCCGCGGCCCGCCTCCGCGAGGCGGGCGCCTCCGCCGTCCTGCCGCTGACCCTGGCCAGCCGGACGTGA
- a CDS encoding glycosyl hydrolase, which yields MSHAPRSRWWRATASATTAALVCGAVLTLQSAPAAAQVRLGAGSYTTTLPAGESGPSDNTGAPVAPKVTDDFDQPVATNDWWSSLIFQRYPDNPYGENLYAHPLSFKARAGGLEIGHPDSPEIVADGLKYQYPHSPDLVLGVQGLDAPAAEVAGYGDWTVTADLSDGSRQLRTTIGQGLPFVYADVSGGPVRVEFTAQPTVWRRSGSAVGVTVNGRHYALFAPSGTAWSGSGTVLTADVGGAGYASVAALPDPADFDTYAPYAYSFVTDSRLTYDYDPDSATLTSRYGVTTEAREGSARGTLLALYPHHWKETRTPLTDLEYASPRGPMRVVEGDHFTTELTTRGILPNLPTVDSADHQRLRTLIDAELDAADPWKGATDTYWTGKALGRLAQLVPIADSIGYDSGRDALLDLLRSRMEDWLTAEGAGDDARFYYDEQWNTLIGFPSSFGADTELNDHDFHYGYFVTAAATIARYDRAWIGADRWGPMVETVLRDANNPDRDDERFPWMRSFSPYAGHGWASGHAGFAAGNNQESSSEAMHFAASTALLGSLLGDEELRDVGVYMHTTQASAMSRYWQNSDGDTFPDDYSHDVVGMVWGDGGDHRIWWDGTTEELYGINYLPITAGSLYLGHDTDHAAAMHRSLVAELGRQPETWRDIHWAHQALSDPDAALTAFESQWRSYEPESGSSKAHTYQWLSALAEVGTVDASVTADTPHYAVFTDGGTRTYTAFNATDRPITVAFSDGATLTVQPGQLATGRGDGGSDPDPDPGPDPDPGSGIGDGVLHLGDGTLSTSANPAESSVDIPAAGGANHDGTPTNPAVFEISGVSGDFTGQSTRFTLPVDSGASVANAVQARVSYDLDGDGSFDRVETYHYFATNDLPGWETYSHTQGLRSGTGDFGDLDGGTVRLELWSALGHQASQVRTGAPDGEQAAVLTVPFED from the coding sequence ATGTCTCATGCACCCCGATCCCGGTGGTGGCGCGCGACCGCCTCCGCCACAACCGCCGCCCTCGTCTGCGGCGCGGTCCTCACCCTCCAGTCGGCTCCGGCCGCGGCACAGGTCCGACTCGGCGCCGGAAGCTACACCACCACGCTGCCCGCCGGAGAGTCCGGTCCCAGCGACAACACCGGCGCCCCCGTCGCCCCGAAGGTCACCGACGACTTCGACCAGCCGGTCGCCACCAACGACTGGTGGTCCTCGCTGATCTTCCAGCGCTACCCGGACAACCCCTACGGCGAGAACCTGTACGCCCACCCGCTGTCCTTCAAGGCCCGCGCCGGCGGCCTGGAGATCGGCCACCCCGACTCCCCGGAGATCGTCGCCGACGGCCTGAAGTACCAGTACCCCCACTCCCCCGACCTCGTCCTGGGCGTCCAGGGCCTCGACGCCCCCGCGGCCGAGGTCGCCGGATACGGCGACTGGACCGTCACCGCCGACCTGTCCGACGGCTCCCGGCAACTGCGTACCACCATCGGCCAGGGCCTGCCCTTCGTCTACGCCGACGTCTCCGGCGGACCGGTGCGCGTGGAGTTCACCGCCCAGCCCACCGTCTGGCGGCGCTCCGGCAGCGCCGTCGGCGTGACCGTCAACGGCCGCCACTACGCCCTGTTCGCGCCCTCCGGGACGGCCTGGTCGGGGTCGGGCACGGTGCTCACCGCCGACGTCGGCGGTGCGGGATACGCCTCGGTCGCGGCCCTGCCCGACCCCGCCGACTTCGACACCTACGCCCCCTACGCCTACTCCTTCGTCACCGACAGCAGGCTGACCTACGACTACGACCCGGACTCCGCCACCCTGACCAGCAGGTACGGCGTGACCACCGAGGCCAGGGAGGGCTCCGCCCGGGGCACCCTGCTGGCGCTGTACCCGCACCACTGGAAGGAGACCCGCACCCCGCTGACCGACCTGGAGTACGCCTCGCCGCGCGGGCCGATGCGGGTCGTGGAAGGCGACCACTTCACCACGGAACTGACCACGCGGGGCATCCTGCCGAACCTGCCCACCGTGGACTCGGCCGACCACCAGAGGCTGCGCACGCTGATCGACGCCGAACTCGACGCCGCCGACCCGTGGAAGGGGGCGACCGACACCTACTGGACCGGCAAGGCGCTGGGACGCCTGGCCCAACTGGTGCCGATCGCCGACTCGATCGGCTACGACTCGGGCCGAGACGCGCTGCTCGACCTGCTCAGGAGCAGAATGGAGGACTGGCTCACCGCCGAAGGCGCGGGAGACGACGCCCGGTTCTACTACGACGAGCAGTGGAACACCCTGATCGGGTTCCCCTCCAGCTTCGGCGCCGACACCGAGCTCAACGACCACGACTTCCACTACGGCTACTTCGTCACCGCGGCGGCCACGATCGCCCGCTACGACCGCGCCTGGATCGGCGCGGACCGGTGGGGCCCCATGGTCGAGACGGTGCTCCGGGACGCCAACAACCCCGACCGCGACGACGAGCGCTTCCCCTGGATGCGGTCCTTCTCCCCCTACGCCGGGCACGGCTGGGCCTCCGGGCACGCCGGGTTCGCCGCCGGCAACAACCAGGAGTCCTCGTCGGAGGCCATGCACTTCGCCGCCAGCACCGCCCTGCTGGGCTCCCTGCTGGGCGACGAGGAACTGCGCGACGTCGGCGTCTACATGCACACCACGCAGGCCTCGGCGATGAGCCGCTACTGGCAGAACTCCGACGGCGACACCTTCCCCGACGACTACTCCCACGACGTCGTCGGCATGGTCTGGGGCGACGGCGGCGACCACCGGATCTGGTGGGACGGCACCACCGAGGAGCTGTACGGAATCAACTACCTGCCGATCACCGCGGGCTCGCTCTACCTGGGCCACGACACCGACCACGCCGCGGCCATGCACCGGTCCCTGGTGGCCGAACTGGGCCGCCAGCCCGAGACGTGGCGCGACATCCACTGGGCGCACCAGGCGCTGTCCGACCCCGACGCGGCGCTGACCGCCTTCGAGTCCCAGTGGCGCTCCTACGAACCGGAGTCGGGCTCCTCCAAGGCGCACACCTACCAGTGGTTGTCCGCCCTCGCCGAGGTCGGCACGGTCGATGCCTCCGTCACCGCCGACACCCCGCACTACGCGGTGTTCACCGACGGCGGCACGCGCACCTACACGGCCTTCAACGCCACCGACCGGCCGATCACCGTCGCCTTCTCCGACGGCGCGACGCTGACCGTACAGCCGGGGCAGCTGGCCACCGGCCGGGGAGACGGCGGCTCCGACCCCGACCCCGATCCCGGACCCGACCCCGATCCCGGGTCCGGGATCGGCGACGGCGTCCTCCACCTCGGTGACGGCACCCTGTCGACCAGCGCGAACCCCGCTGAGAGCAGTGTGGACATCCCGGCGGCGGGCGGCGCCAACCACGACGGCACCCCGACGAACCCGGCGGTGTTCGAGATCAGCGGGGTCAGCGGGGACTTCACCGGGCAGAGCACCCGCTTCACCCTCCCGGTGGACTCGGGCGCTTCGGTGGCCAACGCCGTACAGGCCCGCGTCTCCTACGACCTGGACGGCGACGGCTCCTTCGACCGGGTCGAGACCTACCACTACTTCGCCACCAACGACCTGCCGGGCTGGGAGACCTACTCCCACACCCAGGGCCTCCGATCCGGCACCGGCGACTTCGGCGACCTCGACGGCGGGACCGTCCGACTGGAACTGTGGAGCGCCCTGGGCCACCAGGCGTCCCAGGTGCGCACCGGCGCCCCCGACGGGGAGCAGGCCGCCGTGTTGACCGTCCCGTTCGAGGACTGA
- the mnhG gene encoding monovalent cation/H(+) antiporter subunit G, translating to MTAADWITAVLLPLGALFALVGTVGLVRFPTLLGRMHAATKPDTVGLFLLLLGAAFQLPDLRSAAPLALVALFQAVTVPVLTQTLGRVAYSRGETDEEYLVTDELAEAVERARKDAE from the coding sequence ATGACCGCGGCTGACTGGATCACCGCCGTACTGCTACCGCTGGGCGCGCTGTTCGCGCTGGTCGGCACGGTCGGCCTGGTGCGTTTCCCCACTCTGCTGGGGCGGATGCACGCGGCCACCAAACCCGACACCGTCGGCCTGTTCCTGCTGCTGCTGGGGGCGGCCTTCCAACTTCCCGACCTGCGGTCGGCCGCGCCGCTGGCGCTGGTGGCGCTGTTCCAGGCGGTGACGGTCCCCGTGCTCACCCAGACCCTGGGGCGGGTCGCCTACAGCCGCGGCGAGACCGACGAGGAGTACCTGGTGACCGACGAGCTGGCTGAGGCGGTGGAGCGCGCCAGGAAGGACGCCGAGTGA